A portion of the Leifsonia sp. EB41 genome contains these proteins:
- a CDS encoding phosphomannomutase/phosphoglucomutase encodes MHTSDSIDDYRDALSGVIKTYDVRGLVGSGLTPEIVTAIAAAFVDEIGAAGSEVVVGHDMRDSSPEFAAAFARGAQARGADVVSIGLCSTDESYFASGALQAPAAMFTASHNPATYNGIKLSRAGAQGLSLDTGLAAVRDRAAVYLAEGMEPVAEPGSYREQDVLADYAAYLRGLVDLSDIRPIKIVVDAGNGMGGLTVPAVLGEAAGLPALPIEIVPLYFELDGTFPNHEANPLEPANLVDLQAAVVEHGADLGLAFDGDADRCFVVDETGGAVSPSAVAAIVALREIDRARAEDPDAEITVIHNLITSNIVPETIEAAGATAYRTRVGHSLIKAAMRESGAVFGGEHSAHYYFRDFWSADNGMLAAMHMLAEFGAQERPLSELAAAYTPYSQSGEINSTVEDVPAAYARVVEAFTGRAEFDELDGLTITGYTDETEPFWWFSVRPSNTEPLLRLNVEAADAPTMTRIRDEVLALIRAE; translated from the coding sequence GTGCACACATCTGACTCGATCGACGACTACCGCGACGCCCTCTCCGGAGTGATCAAGACCTACGATGTGCGCGGGCTGGTCGGCAGCGGCCTGACCCCCGAAATCGTGACCGCGATCGCCGCCGCGTTCGTCGACGAGATCGGCGCTGCCGGGTCGGAGGTCGTGGTCGGCCACGACATGCGTGACTCCTCTCCGGAGTTCGCCGCCGCGTTCGCGCGGGGCGCGCAGGCCCGCGGCGCGGACGTCGTGTCGATCGGGCTGTGCTCCACCGACGAGTCCTACTTCGCGTCCGGCGCGCTGCAGGCGCCCGCCGCGATGTTCACCGCGAGCCACAACCCCGCCACCTACAACGGCATCAAGCTCTCCCGCGCCGGTGCGCAGGGCCTCAGCCTCGACACCGGCCTCGCCGCCGTCCGCGACCGCGCGGCCGTCTACCTGGCCGAGGGGATGGAGCCCGTCGCCGAGCCCGGCTCGTACCGCGAGCAGGACGTGTTGGCCGACTACGCCGCGTACCTGCGCGGCCTGGTCGACCTCAGCGACATCCGACCGATCAAAATCGTCGTGGACGCGGGCAACGGCATGGGCGGGCTGACCGTCCCCGCCGTGCTCGGCGAGGCGGCCGGGCTGCCCGCTCTGCCCATCGAGATCGTCCCGCTGTACTTCGAGCTCGACGGCACCTTCCCGAACCACGAGGCGAACCCGCTGGAGCCGGCGAACCTGGTCGACCTCCAGGCGGCGGTCGTGGAGCACGGCGCCGACCTCGGCCTCGCCTTCGACGGCGACGCGGACCGCTGCTTCGTCGTGGACGAGACCGGAGGCGCGGTGTCGCCGTCCGCCGTGGCCGCGATCGTCGCCCTCCGCGAGATCGACCGCGCCCGCGCGGAGGACCCGGACGCCGAGATCACGGTCATCCACAACCTGATCACCTCCAACATCGTCCCGGAGACGATCGAGGCCGCAGGCGCGACGGCCTACCGCACGCGGGTGGGCCACTCGCTCATCAAGGCGGCCATGCGCGAGTCGGGCGCGGTCTTCGGCGGAGAGCACTCCGCGCACTACTACTTCCGCGACTTCTGGAGCGCCGACAACGGCATGCTGGCCGCGATGCACATGCTGGCCGAGTTCGGAGCGCAGGAGCGCCCGCTGTCCGAGCTGGCGGCGGCGTACACGCCGTACTCGCAGTCGGGCGAGATCAACTCGACGGTGGAGGACGTCCCCGCCGCCTACGCGCGCGTCGTGGAGGCGTTCACCGGCCGCGCCGAGTTCGACGAGCTGGACGGCCTGACCATCACCGGCTACACGGACGAGACCGAGCCGTTCTGGTGGTTCTCGGTGCGCCCGTCCAACACCGAGCCGCTGCTGCGCCTCAACGTGGAGGCGGCGGACGCCCCCACGATGACCCGCATCCGCGACGAGGTGCTGGCGCTCATCCGCGCCGAATAA
- the ahcY gene encoding adenosylhomocysteinase, with protein MPSAVTDTSLPFRVADLSLAEAGRHQIRLAENEMPGLMALREEFGPSQPLAGARIAGSLHMTVQTAVLIETLVALGAQVRWASCNIFSTQDEAAAAIAVGPTGTPQAPAGVPVFAWKGETLDEYWWCTQQIFDWSAEAAVAGADWTGPNLILDDGGDATLLVHKGREFELAGAVPADAEGDSHEYRVILAALRASLATSPDRWTRVADGILGVTEETTTGVHRLYELAKHGELLFPAINVNDSVTKSKFDNKYGIRHSLPDGLNRATDVLMGGKVAFVAGYGDVGKGAAEALRGQGARVIVSEVDPINALQAAMDGFQVTTLESVIDQVDIVITGTGNVNVVTLDHILAMKHLAVVANVGHFDNEIDMASLESLPGAEKVEIKPQVHEWRLPNGRSVLVLSEGRLMNLGNATGHPSFVMSNSFANQVLAQLELFVSTENYPIGVYVLPKHLDEKVARLHLAALGVNLTTLTDEQAAYIGVPVDGPYKVDHYRY; from the coding sequence ATGCCTTCCGCCGTCACTGACACCTCCCTGCCGTTCCGCGTCGCCGACCTCTCGCTCGCCGAGGCGGGCCGGCACCAGATCCGGCTCGCCGAGAACGAGATGCCCGGCCTGATGGCCCTCCGCGAGGAGTTCGGCCCCTCCCAGCCGCTCGCCGGCGCCCGCATCGCCGGCTCGCTGCACATGACCGTGCAGACCGCCGTGCTGATCGAGACCCTGGTCGCCCTCGGCGCGCAGGTGCGCTGGGCGAGCTGCAACATCTTCTCCACCCAGGACGAGGCCGCTGCGGCCATCGCGGTCGGCCCCACCGGCACGCCGCAGGCGCCCGCGGGTGTCCCCGTCTTCGCGTGGAAGGGCGAGACCCTCGACGAGTACTGGTGGTGCACCCAGCAGATCTTCGACTGGAGCGCGGAGGCCGCTGTCGCCGGCGCCGACTGGACCGGCCCCAACCTCATCCTCGACGACGGCGGCGACGCCACCCTGCTGGTCCACAAGGGCCGCGAGTTCGAGCTCGCCGGCGCCGTGCCGGCCGACGCGGAGGGCGACAGCCACGAGTACCGCGTCATCCTCGCCGCCCTGCGCGCCTCCCTGGCGACGTCGCCCGACCGCTGGACGCGCGTCGCCGACGGCATCCTCGGCGTCACCGAGGAGACCACGACCGGCGTCCACCGCCTCTACGAGCTGGCCAAGCACGGCGAGCTGCTGTTCCCGGCGATCAACGTCAACGACTCGGTCACCAAGAGCAAGTTCGACAACAAGTACGGCATCCGCCACTCACTGCCGGACGGCCTCAACCGCGCGACCGACGTGCTCATGGGCGGCAAGGTCGCGTTCGTCGCCGGCTACGGGGACGTCGGCAAGGGCGCGGCGGAGGCGCTGCGGGGCCAGGGCGCGCGCGTCATCGTCAGCGAGGTCGACCCGATCAACGCCCTCCAGGCGGCGATGGACGGCTTCCAGGTGACCACGCTGGAGTCGGTCATCGACCAGGTGGACATCGTCATCACCGGCACGGGCAACGTGAACGTCGTGACGCTCGACCACATCCTCGCGATGAAGCACCTCGCGGTCGTCGCGAACGTCGGCCACTTCGACAACGAGATCGACATGGCCTCCCTGGAGTCGCTGCCCGGCGCCGAGAAGGTGGAGATCAAGCCGCAGGTGCACGAGTGGCGGCTGCCGAACGGCCGCAGTGTCCTGGTGCTGTCCGAGGGCCGCCTGATGAACCTGGGCAACGCCACCGGCCACCCGAGCTTCGTGATGAGCAACTCGTTCGCCAACCAGGTGCTCGCCCAGCTCGAGCTCTTCGTCTCGACCGAGAACTACCCGATCGGCGTCTACGTGCTGCCGAAGCACCTGGACGAGAAGGTCGCGCGCCTCCACCTCGCCGCCCTCGGCGTGAATCTGACCACCCTCACGGACGAGCAGGCCGCCTACATCGGCGTGCCGGTCGACGGCCCGTACAAAGTCGACCACTACCGCTACTGA
- a CDS encoding GNAT family N-acetyltransferase, which produces MALDFADRELPGGLLLRLRREEDAPALAAAYVRNRGHLAPWDPTRSEEFFTEAGQRTRTLELLALRSLETAVPLVIVDGDEIAGGMDLSNIVRGAFQSAMVGYWLDRGHTGRGLASVALTALLDAARDDYALHRVQAATLLANHASQSVLTRAGFERIGVAPNYLKIAGRWQDHVLFQKILHD; this is translated from the coding sequence ATGGCGCTCGACTTCGCAGACCGGGAGCTCCCCGGCGGCCTCCTCCTGCGCCTGCGCCGGGAGGAGGACGCCCCGGCGCTCGCCGCCGCCTACGTCCGCAACCGCGGCCACCTGGCCCCCTGGGACCCGACGCGCTCGGAGGAGTTCTTCACCGAGGCCGGGCAGCGCACCCGCACGCTGGAACTCCTGGCGCTCCGTTCGCTGGAGACCGCGGTGCCGCTCGTGATCGTGGACGGTGATGAGATCGCCGGAGGGATGGACCTCAGCAACATCGTCCGCGGCGCCTTCCAGAGCGCGATGGTCGGCTACTGGCTCGACCGCGGCCACACCGGCCGCGGCCTGGCGTCGGTGGCGCTGACCGCCCTGCTCGACGCGGCCCGCGACGACTACGCCCTGCACCGCGTGCAGGCGGCGACCCTGCTGGCCAACCACGCCTCCCAGTCGGTCCTCACACGCGCAGGTTTCGAGCGGATCGGCGTCGCGCCGAACTACCTGAAGATCGCCGGGCGCTGGCAGGACCACGTGCTGTTCCAGAAGATCCTGCACGACTGA
- a CDS encoding cyclase family protein — MTEYRAHFDASVSFVNGGGLTAEGFRLDVPSASVGEEEVAELFVRHLGLALVGAVELRDLRIVAEQHRGSRGMETPSPGSPARRVVDLSHRIRAGLVTYPGLPEPVITPHLTREDSRARYAPGTEFAMDVITMIGNTGTYLDSPYHRYADGGDLASLDLATLVGLPAEVFHLADAAERGIPASAFYDRDLAGTAVLLHTGWDTRFGTPDYATGAPYLTEAGAQHLANAGVTLVGIDSLNIDDTESGGSRPAHSILLAHGIHVVEHLTRLGDLPARGAHFTAAPPAVEGFGTFPVRAFAEV, encoded by the coding sequence ATGACCGAGTACCGTGCCCACTTCGACGCGAGCGTGTCGTTCGTCAACGGCGGCGGGCTGACCGCGGAGGGGTTCCGGCTCGACGTGCCATCGGCGTCGGTCGGCGAGGAGGAGGTCGCCGAGCTGTTCGTCCGTCACCTCGGCCTCGCGCTCGTCGGCGCCGTCGAGCTGCGGGACCTGCGGATCGTGGCCGAGCAGCACCGCGGCAGCCGTGGGATGGAGACACCGTCGCCCGGCTCCCCGGCGCGCCGCGTCGTCGACCTCAGCCACCGCATCCGCGCCGGACTGGTCACCTACCCCGGCCTCCCCGAGCCGGTCATCACCCCGCACCTCACCCGGGAGGACTCCCGCGCGCGCTACGCCCCCGGCACCGAGTTCGCGATGGATGTCATCACGATGATCGGCAACACCGGTACGTACCTCGACAGCCCCTACCACCGCTACGCGGACGGCGGCGACCTCGCCTCGCTCGACCTCGCGACCCTGGTCGGGCTGCCCGCCGAAGTGTTCCACCTGGCGGACGCCGCCGAGCGCGGCATCCCCGCGTCGGCGTTCTACGACCGCGACCTGGCCGGCACGGCCGTGCTGCTGCACACCGGCTGGGACACCCGCTTCGGAACGCCGGACTACGCGACCGGTGCGCCCTACCTCACGGAGGCCGGCGCGCAGCACCTGGCGAACGCGGGCGTGACGCTCGTCGGCATCGACTCCCTCAACATCGACGACACCGAGAGCGGCGGCTCGCGCCCGGCGCACAGCATCCTGCTGGCGCACGGCATCCACGTCGTGGAGCACCTGACCCGGCTCGGCGACCTGCCCGCCCGCGGCGCGCACTTCACGGCGGCGCCGCCGGCGGTGGAGGGGTTCGGGACGTTCCCGGTGCGGGCGTTCGCGGAGGTGTGA
- a CDS encoding RDD family protein, with product MTASAPLLPSGGLSTASLSTGGPAPERELVTGEAVTLDVKPASYILRAAGTIIDWLFSMLVMLGLILILVGTGGGLDQALVRALIILILVFGMVILPTGMELLTRGRSLGRLAVGARIVRDDGGAIGFRHAFIRALAGVLEIYLTFGGIAALTGLLNSRSKRLGDLLAGTYSQLERVPHPQPLTLYLPPQLAGWAQNADVGRLPDRLSRRIAQFVRQAPQLTPAARYGLSTELAREAAPYVSPLPQVDAEAFLVAVAVLRRQRDASGLALEAERLQRLEPVLDALPHSFPDR from the coding sequence ATGACGGCATCCGCGCCCCTCCTCCCGAGTGGGGGCCTTTCGACGGCGAGCCTCTCGACGGGGGGTCCCGCGCCCGAGCGCGAGCTGGTCACGGGCGAGGCCGTCACCCTGGACGTCAAGCCGGCGAGCTACATCCTCCGCGCGGCAGGGACGATCATCGACTGGCTGTTCTCGATGCTCGTCATGCTCGGGCTGATCCTCATCCTGGTGGGAACCGGCGGCGGACTCGACCAGGCGCTGGTACGCGCGCTGATCATCCTCATCCTGGTGTTCGGAATGGTGATCCTCCCGACCGGGATGGAATTGCTGACCCGCGGCCGTTCGCTCGGCAGGCTGGCGGTCGGCGCCCGCATCGTGCGCGACGACGGCGGCGCGATCGGCTTCCGTCACGCGTTCATCCGCGCCCTCGCCGGCGTGCTCGAGATCTACCTGACCTTCGGCGGCATCGCCGCGCTGACCGGCCTCCTCAACTCGCGCTCCAAGCGCCTCGGCGACCTGCTGGCGGGCACCTACAGCCAGCTCGAGCGCGTCCCGCACCCGCAGCCGCTCACGCTGTACCTGCCGCCGCAGCTCGCCGGCTGGGCGCAGAACGCGGACGTCGGGAGGCTGCCCGACCGGCTGTCGCGCCGGATCGCGCAGTTCGTGCGGCAGGCTCCGCAGCTCACCCCCGCCGCCCGGTACGGGCTGAGCACTGAGCTCGCCCGCGAGGCGGCGCCGTACGTGTCGCCGCTGCCGCAGGTCGACGCCGAGGCGTTCCTCGTCGCGGTGGCCGTTCTCCGCCGGCAGCGGGACGCCTCGGGGCTGGCGCTGGAGGCCGAGCGGCTGCAGCGCCTGGAGCCGGTGCTCGACGCGCTGCCGCACTCCTTCCCCGATCGCTGA
- a CDS encoding stage II sporulation protein M produces the protein MDLDAYTAAHSADWERLSRLARRRRLDGRDADELIDLYQSGAADLSAIQTSAGSTAVGDRLSVTLASARLRFTGAGSNLFSQLPRFFALQLPAALYRIRWIVLAVAVATVIVSTLYALWISGNPEVLRNLGDDAALKQYVNHSFVDYYSNNPAASFAGQVWTNNAWIAAQCIAFGITGLWVPYVLIQNAVGIGTAAGVMFAYGRGDVLFSYILPHGLLELTSVFVAAAAGLRIFWAWIAPGARTRGQALAEDGRALFTVAIGCVISLFVSGLIEGFVTPSALPVWLKIAIGALALAAYLLYMLFVGGRAVRAGETGDLTEFEAGDRRVVAG, from the coding sequence ATGGATCTCGACGCATACACTGCCGCGCACAGCGCCGACTGGGAGAGGCTCTCCCGGCTGGCCCGCCGCCGACGCCTGGACGGCCGCGACGCCGACGAGCTGATCGACCTGTACCAGTCCGGGGCGGCCGATCTGTCGGCCATCCAGACCAGCGCGGGCTCGACAGCGGTGGGGGACCGGCTCTCGGTCACGCTCGCCTCGGCCCGGCTGCGCTTCACGGGCGCGGGCTCGAATCTGTTCTCGCAGCTGCCGCGGTTCTTCGCCCTGCAGCTCCCCGCGGCGCTCTACCGGATCCGCTGGATCGTGCTGGCCGTCGCGGTCGCGACCGTGATCGTCTCCACCCTGTACGCGCTCTGGATCAGCGGCAACCCGGAGGTGCTGCGCAACCTCGGCGACGACGCCGCCCTGAAGCAGTATGTGAACCACTCGTTCGTCGACTACTACTCGAACAATCCCGCGGCGTCGTTCGCGGGCCAGGTGTGGACCAACAACGCCTGGATCGCCGCGCAGTGCATCGCGTTCGGGATCACCGGGCTGTGGGTGCCGTACGTGCTCATCCAGAACGCGGTCGGGATCGGCACGGCGGCCGGGGTCATGTTCGCCTACGGCCGCGGCGACGTGCTGTTCTCGTACATCCTGCCGCACGGCCTCCTGGAGCTCACCAGCGTGTTCGTCGCCGCCGCGGCGGGCCTGCGGATCTTCTGGGCCTGGATCGCGCCGGGCGCCCGCACGCGCGGGCAGGCGCTCGCCGAGGATGGCCGCGCGCTGTTCACGGTCGCGATCGGCTGCGTGATCAGCCTGTTCGTCTCCGGCCTGATCGAGGGCTTCGTGACGCCGTCCGCGCTCCCGGTGTGGCTGAAGATCGCCATCGGCGCGCTCGCGCTCGCGGCGTACCTCTTGTACATGCTGTTCGTCGGCGGCCGCGCCGTGCGCGCCGGCGAGACCGGCGACCTCACCGAGTTCGAGGCCGGCGACCGCCGCGTCGTCGCCGGCTGA
- a CDS encoding DUF58 domain-containing protein — MTVSGRFVALLALGVVPVVLLGGATGPAYAALGGWVLLCLVLGAIDLALAASPRRLRLSRELPARVRLGAEAASELFVTNTGARTLRGVLRDAWEPSAGAEPTRTAISVPAGERRRVVASLTPWRRGERRVEQVTVRALGPLGLWARQATLSAPGRIRVLPPFNARKHLPSRLARLRELDGTTSVMLRGQGTEFDSLREYVRGDDVRSIDWRATARRHDPTGGRGARVMVRTWRPERDRRVVLVIDTARTSAARIADEPRIDTAFEASLLLAALASRAGDRVDLVAYDRVVRGRVQGAAGSELLSRMVDTMAGIEPALIEMDWSAVPAQVGTLTSQRSLVVLLTSLDAPAGSRGLLSVLPQLTRKHLVLVASVTDPDTEAATTQRDRREDVYRAASAERALLDVARVSAAVRRLGGEVVTGSPADLPPALADRYLALKAAGRL, encoded by the coding sequence ATGACCGTGTCCGGACGTTTCGTCGCCCTGCTCGCGCTGGGCGTCGTCCCCGTCGTGCTGCTCGGCGGCGCGACGGGGCCCGCCTACGCCGCGCTCGGCGGCTGGGTGCTGCTGTGCCTGGTGCTGGGAGCGATCGACCTCGCGCTGGCGGCCTCCCCACGCCGGCTGCGGCTGAGCAGGGAGCTGCCGGCTCGGGTCCGCCTGGGCGCGGAGGCCGCGAGCGAGCTCTTCGTGACCAACACCGGCGCGCGGACTCTGCGCGGCGTGCTGCGCGACGCGTGGGAGCCGTCGGCCGGTGCGGAGCCCACGCGCACCGCGATCAGCGTCCCGGCCGGCGAGCGCCGCCGCGTCGTGGCGTCGCTGACACCGTGGCGGCGCGGCGAGCGCCGGGTGGAGCAGGTCACCGTTCGCGCGTTGGGGCCGCTGGGCCTCTGGGCGCGGCAGGCAACGCTCTCCGCCCCCGGCCGCATCCGCGTGCTGCCGCCGTTCAACGCCCGCAAGCACCTGCCGTCACGGCTGGCGCGGCTCCGCGAGCTGGACGGCACCACGAGCGTGATGCTGCGCGGCCAGGGCACCGAGTTCGACTCCCTGCGCGAGTATGTGCGCGGCGACGACGTGCGGTCGATCGACTGGCGGGCGACCGCCCGGCGGCACGACCCGACCGGAGGCCGCGGCGCCCGGGTGATGGTCCGCACCTGGCGGCCGGAGCGCGATCGGCGTGTGGTGCTGGTGATCGACACCGCCCGCACCTCGGCGGCGCGCATCGCGGACGAGCCGCGCATCGACACCGCGTTCGAGGCGTCGCTGCTACTGGCGGCGCTGGCCTCCCGGGCCGGCGACCGGGTCGACCTGGTGGCGTACGATCGCGTCGTCCGCGGCCGCGTGCAGGGGGCGGCCGGGTCCGAGCTGCTCTCTCGGATGGTGGACACGATGGCGGGCATCGAGCCCGCGCTCATCGAGATGGACTGGTCGGCCGTGCCCGCCCAGGTCGGGACGCTGACCAGCCAGCGCTCGCTCGTCGTGCTGCTGACCTCGCTGGACGCGCCGGCAGGCTCGCGCGGCCTCCTCTCCGTGCTGCCGCAGCTCACCCGCAAGCACCTCGTGCTGGTGGCGAGCGTGACCGACCCGGACACGGAGGCCGCGACGACGCAGCGCGACCGCCGCGAGGACGTCTACCGAGCAGCCTCCGCCGAACGGGCGCTGCTCGACGTGGCGCGTGTGTCGGCCGCCGTGCGCCGCCTGGGCGGCGAGGTGGTCACGGGCTCCCCCGCCGACCTCCCGCCGGCCCTCGCCGACCGTTACCTCGCGCTGAAGGCCGCCGGCCGCCTCTGA
- a CDS encoding AAA family ATPase has product MTDLTTGSHSASAAPDGAAAPPTPGSSDLRHALARVRAEVGKAVVGQEGAVTGLIIALLARGHVLLEGVPGVAKTLLVRALSEALSLTTTRIQFTPDLMPGDVTGSLVYDAQTGGFVFREGPVFTNILLADEINRTPPKTQSALLEAMEERQVSVDGVSRRLPDPFIVAATQNPIEYEGTYTLPEAQLDRFLLKLTLDVPEREAEVEVLRRHAAGFNPRDLAGAGVTPVLDARQLESARAAAAAVGANPDVLAYIVDLARATRRSPSVRLGVSPRGTTALLAAAKSWAWLSGYDSITPDHVQAMLVPVWRHRIQLRPEAELEGVGADAVLRSIVQQVQVPI; this is encoded by the coding sequence ATGACCGACCTCACGACCGGCTCCCACTCGGCCTCGGCAGCACCGGACGGCGCCGCGGCGCCGCCGACGCCCGGCTCCTCCGACCTGCGGCACGCCCTGGCGCGGGTGCGCGCCGAGGTGGGCAAGGCCGTCGTCGGCCAGGAGGGCGCGGTCACGGGCCTGATCATCGCGCTGCTCGCCCGCGGCCACGTGCTCCTGGAGGGTGTGCCCGGTGTCGCGAAGACGCTGCTCGTGCGCGCGCTCAGCGAGGCGCTGAGCCTGACGACCACGCGCATCCAGTTCACGCCCGACCTGATGCCGGGCGACGTCACCGGCTCGCTCGTCTACGACGCGCAGACGGGCGGGTTCGTGTTCCGCGAGGGCCCGGTGTTCACGAACATCCTGCTCGCGGACGAGATCAACCGCACGCCGCCGAAGACCCAGTCGGCCCTGCTGGAGGCGATGGAGGAGCGTCAGGTCAGCGTCGACGGCGTGAGCCGCCGCCTCCCCGACCCGTTCATCGTCGCGGCCACCCAGAACCCGATCGAGTACGAGGGCACCTACACGCTGCCGGAGGCCCAGCTCGACCGGTTCCTGCTGAAGCTCACCCTCGACGTGCCGGAGCGCGAGGCCGAGGTGGAGGTGCTGCGCAGGCACGCGGCCGGCTTCAACCCGCGCGACCTCGCCGGGGCGGGCGTGACGCCGGTGCTCGACGCCCGGCAGCTCGAGTCCGCACGGGCCGCTGCCGCCGCCGTCGGCGCGAACCCGGACGTGCTCGCCTACATCGTCGACCTGGCCCGCGCCACCCGCCGCAGCCCCTCGGTGCGCCTCGGCGTCAGCCCGCGCGGCACGACCGCCCTGCTCGCCGCCGCAAAGTCCTGGGCGTGGCTGTCCGGCTACGACTCGATCACGCCGGACCACGTCCAGGCGATGCTCGTGCCGGTCTGGCGGCACCGCATCCAGCTCCGTCCGGAGGCGGAGCTGGAGGGCGTGGGCGCCGACGCCGTGCTGCGCTCGATCGTGCAGCAGGTCCAGGTTCCGATCTAG
- a CDS encoding DUF4350 domain-containing protein, which translates to MTGTLAPEAERPPAPEAGPADAPAVSPTVRRTARRAVPWIVLAVIAVIVGLSGVLLNGDRGIGGDPLSATNPGPAGGKALVQVLGQQGVTVRTAGTLDEVRAAAGDDTTVLVYDPAGNLDRQGYDQLTSIASTIVLVEPDFAALQALAPGVHAAGDPGSTAAAGCDLPVAQRAVRIDPRPTANTKGVASPGSFRVTGDATACFVASGGRASLVHTTYDGRTVYLLGSAATLMNDGVDRLGNAALGLGLLGEHRTLVWYLPGLLDRPVTGPPDLATLTPGWVTPVLLLLTLVFVAAAVWRGRRFGPLVVEHLPVVVRAGETREGRARLYQRSSARLRAADALRIGAIGRLASQVGLPRVATTEEVADAVAAITGRDHAGIRYLLLEQRPGSDRELVELSDRLAELESATADAASPHSPHTPHTRRTTGRMEP; encoded by the coding sequence ATGACCGGAACCCTCGCACCAGAAGCCGAGCGCCCGCCCGCGCCGGAGGCCGGCCCGGCCGACGCTCCCGCGGTCTCCCCCACCGTCCGTCGCACCGCGCGCCGCGCCGTGCCGTGGATCGTCCTCGCCGTCATCGCCGTGATCGTCGGGCTGTCCGGCGTGCTGCTGAACGGCGACCGCGGCATCGGCGGCGACCCGCTGAGCGCCACCAACCCCGGCCCCGCCGGCGGCAAGGCCCTCGTGCAGGTGCTCGGCCAGCAGGGCGTGACCGTGCGCACGGCCGGGACGCTCGACGAGGTGCGCGCCGCCGCGGGAGACGACACCACCGTGCTCGTCTACGACCCGGCGGGCAACCTCGACCGGCAGGGCTACGACCAGCTCACCTCGATCGCGAGCACCATCGTGCTGGTCGAGCCCGACTTCGCCGCGCTGCAGGCCCTCGCCCCGGGCGTGCACGCGGCGGGCGACCCCGGCTCCACGGCCGCAGCCGGCTGCGACCTGCCCGTCGCCCAGCGCGCAGTCCGGATCGACCCGCGGCCCACCGCCAACACCAAGGGCGTCGCGTCACCCGGCAGCTTCCGCGTGACCGGCGACGCCACCGCCTGCTTCGTGGCGTCGGGAGGCCGCGCGTCCCTCGTGCACACGACCTACGACGGCCGCACCGTCTACCTGCTCGGGTCCGCCGCCACCCTCATGAACGACGGCGTCGACCGGCTCGGCAACGCCGCCCTCGGCCTCGGGCTCCTCGGCGAGCACCGCACGCTGGTCTGGTACCTGCCCGGCCTGCTCGACCGGCCGGTCACCGGGCCGCCCGACCTCGCGACGCTGACACCGGGCTGGGTGACGCCGGTCCTCCTACTGCTGACGCTGGTGTTCGTCGCCGCCGCCGTCTGGCGCGGGCGCCGCTTCGGGCCGCTGGTGGTCGAACACCTCCCCGTCGTCGTGCGCGCCGGCGAGACCCGGGAGGGCCGCGCCCGCCTGTACCAGCGGTCGTCCGCACGGCTCCGCGCCGCCGACGCCCTGCGCATCGGGGCGATCGGCCGCCTGGCCTCCCAGGTCGGCCTCCCGCGCGTGGCCACCACTGAGGAGGTCGCCGACGCCGTCGCCGCGATCACCGGCCGCGACCACGCCGGCATCCGCTACCTGCTCCTGGAACAGCGTCCGGGCAGCGACCGGGAGCTCGTCGAGCTCTCCGACCGGCTGGCCGAGCTCGAAAGCGCGACGGCCGACGCCGCCTCGCCGCACTCTCCGCACACTCCACACACTCGGCGAACGACCGGAAGAATGGAACCATGA
- a CDS encoding DUF4129 domain-containing protein, with protein sequence MHLDIPVDPSSPQAQDWIRNELAKPEYQTAKPTWFDIASKAVQDWLASLLNGPTGSASPVLLVVVVLIVAAVIVVAFLVFGRPRVNRRAASAPRALFGAGDARSADELRRSAADAARAEDWPLAIEEQFRAIAAALDERTLVEVRPGTTATEFASQASRAAAAEAAELRQAARTFDEVRYLDRPGSGAGYRHLLDLDGRLQRVRPAQEAPESMTGTLA encoded by the coding sequence GTGCACCTCGACATCCCGGTCGATCCGAGCTCGCCGCAGGCGCAGGACTGGATCCGCAACGAGCTCGCCAAGCCGGAGTACCAGACGGCGAAGCCGACCTGGTTCGACATCGCCTCCAAGGCGGTGCAGGACTGGCTCGCGTCGCTGCTGAACGGTCCGACCGGGTCTGCGAGTCCTGTGCTCCTCGTCGTGGTCGTGCTGATCGTCGCGGCCGTCATCGTGGTTGCGTTCCTCGTGTTCGGCCGGCCCAGGGTCAACCGGCGGGCGGCGTCCGCACCGCGCGCGCTGTTCGGCGCCGGCGACGCGCGGTCGGCGGACGAGCTGCGGCGGTCGGCGGCCGACGCGGCGCGCGCCGAGGACTGGCCGCTCGCGATCGAGGAGCAGTTCCGCGCCATCGCGGCCGCACTCGACGAGCGCACCCTGGTGGAGGTCCGCCCCGGCACCACCGCGACCGAGTTCGCCTCTCAGGCCTCGCGTGCGGCGGCCGCGGAGGCGGCCGAGCTGCGCCAGGCGGCCCGGACCTTCGACGAGGTGCGCTACCTCGACCGACCTGGCTCCGGGGCCGGATACCGGCACCTCCTCGACCTCGACGGGCGGCTCCAGCGGGTGCGGCCGGCCCAGGAAGCCCCCGAGAGCATGACCGGAACCCTGGCATGA